Proteins encoded together in one Mycobacterium simiae window:
- a CDS encoding proline dehydrogenase family protein, producing the protein MAGVFAHTLRPAIIAASRRDGLRRAAEGLSVTRQVVHRFVPGETIDSAMESVAALRASGRYVSIDYLGEDVESADDATAAVRTYLELIDRLADTAEPAGGAVHPLEVSVKLSAIGQALSRDGAKIARENAWTICEAAGRTGIWVTVDAENHTTTDSTLSIVRDLRTEFPWLGTVLQAYLRRTLADCREFAASGARIRLCKGAYDEPASVAYRGAHQVTESYLACLRELMAGSGYPMVASHDPVIIGAVPTIASESGRGTADFEYQMLHGIRDDEQRRLAGLDNQMRVYVPFGTQWYGYFMRRLAERPANLTFFLRALAQRGH; encoded by the coding sequence ATGGCGGGGGTCTTCGCCCACACGTTGCGGCCGGCAATCATTGCCGCGAGCCGGCGCGACGGGTTGCGCCGCGCCGCCGAGGGGCTGTCGGTGACCAGGCAGGTGGTGCACCGCTTCGTGCCCGGGGAGACGATCGACTCCGCTATGGAAAGTGTTGCCGCGCTACGTGCGTCGGGCCGCTATGTCAGCATCGACTATCTGGGCGAGGATGTCGAGAGCGCCGACGACGCCACGGCGGCGGTGCGGACGTATCTGGAGTTGATCGACCGGCTGGCCGACACGGCTGAGCCCGCCGGCGGGGCGGTGCATCCGCTGGAAGTCTCGGTGAAGTTGTCCGCCATCGGGCAGGCGCTGTCACGCGACGGCGCCAAGATCGCGCGAGAGAACGCCTGGACGATCTGCGAGGCCGCCGGGCGTACCGGGATCTGGGTGACGGTGGACGCCGAGAACCACACCACGACCGATTCGACGCTGTCCATCGTTCGTGACCTGCGCACCGAATTCCCTTGGCTAGGCACGGTTTTGCAGGCCTACCTGCGGCGCACCTTGGCCGACTGCCGGGAATTCGCGGCGTCGGGGGCCCGAATCCGGCTGTGCAAGGGCGCCTACGACGAGCCGGCGTCGGTGGCCTATCGTGGGGCCCACCAGGTCACTGAGTCCTACCTTGCCTGCCTGCGCGAGCTGATGGCCGGGTCGGGGTACCCGATGGTGGCCTCCCACGACCCGGTGATCATCGGCGCCGTGCCTACGATCGCATCCGAATCAGGCCGCGGCACAGCAGATTTCGAGTATCAGATGCTGCACGGCATCCGCGACGACGAGCAGCGCCGGTTGGCCGGTCTGGACAACCAGATGCGGGTCTACGTGCCGTTCGGCACGCAGTGGTACGGGTATTTCATGCGTCGGCTCGCCGAACGGCCGGCCAATCTCACGTTTTTTCTGCGGGCGCTCGCCCAACGCGGCCACTGA
- a CDS encoding aldehyde dehydrogenase family protein, with product MTELQTRGTLVDTYQLYIDGSWVAPQGGRYDDISPATERAIASAPDASVDQVGEAIAAARRAFDAGPWPSMSLQDRAGCLTALGGALLQHADEFFALSQLEWGCIANERIMQIDGAAYMSMHAAQLTTQLTDQPVTGIGVGTTLLRHEPLGVVSILTPWNFPHCLNVMKLNNALAAGNTVVLKPSPLTPLAGLALARIIDEYTDIPAGVVNVVTPSGVDAAKLLTTDPRVDMVSFTGSSAVGCQVMSAAGVTMKRILLECGGKSASIILDDAEITDEMLKKMLFDCCSLHAGQACILQSRLLLPASKHDDVVDRLVALAREVTVGDPTDPDVQMGPLISAVQRDRVEAHVSRALDDGATLATGGRRPAGLDVGYYFEPTILTAVQPDSVIAQEEVFGPVLTVLGYRDDDDAVAIANNSQYGLSGAVWGGDVDRALGVARRIRTGQIAVNGIGPGNAPFGGFKLSGFGREGGGIGGLHQYMEPKAIGYMEPKAIGMPA from the coding sequence ATGACCGAGCTACAAACCCGCGGGACTCTCGTCGACACCTACCAGCTCTACATCGACGGCAGCTGGGTAGCGCCGCAAGGCGGTCGCTACGACGACATTTCCCCGGCCACCGAGCGAGCGATCGCGTCCGCACCCGACGCGAGCGTCGACCAAGTCGGCGAGGCGATCGCGGCGGCGCGGCGCGCCTTCGATGCCGGTCCGTGGCCGTCGATGAGCCTGCAGGACCGCGCGGGTTGCCTCACTGCGCTCGGCGGGGCACTGCTGCAGCACGCCGACGAGTTCTTCGCGCTCTCCCAGCTGGAGTGGGGTTGCATCGCCAACGAACGCATCATGCAGATCGACGGCGCCGCCTACATGTCCATGCACGCGGCCCAGCTGACCACCCAGCTCACCGATCAGCCCGTCACCGGAATTGGGGTCGGCACAACGCTGCTGCGCCACGAACCGCTGGGGGTGGTGTCGATCCTGACGCCGTGGAACTTCCCGCACTGCCTCAACGTGATGAAGCTGAACAACGCGCTGGCCGCGGGCAATACCGTGGTGCTCAAACCCTCACCGCTGACGCCGCTGGCGGGGTTGGCCCTGGCGCGGATCATCGACGAATACACCGACATACCAGCGGGTGTCGTCAACGTGGTCACGCCCTCGGGTGTGGATGCGGCCAAGCTGCTCACCACCGATCCGCGCGTCGATATGGTGAGCTTCACCGGCAGTTCGGCGGTCGGCTGCCAGGTCATGTCCGCCGCGGGCGTCACGATGAAGCGCATCCTGCTCGAGTGCGGCGGCAAGTCGGCCAGCATCATCCTCGACGACGCCGAGATCACCGACGAGATGCTGAAGAAGATGCTCTTCGACTGCTGCTCGCTACATGCCGGGCAGGCGTGCATCCTGCAGAGCCGGTTGCTGCTGCCGGCGTCCAAGCACGACGACGTCGTCGACCGGCTGGTGGCGCTGGCCCGCGAGGTCACAGTCGGCGACCCCACCGATCCGGATGTGCAGATGGGCCCGCTGATCAGTGCCGTGCAACGCGATCGCGTCGAAGCTCACGTGTCCCGCGCGCTCGATGACGGGGCGACGCTGGCGACCGGGGGCCGGCGTCCCGCCGGTCTGGACGTCGGCTACTACTTCGAGCCGACGATTCTGACTGCGGTGCAACCGGATTCGGTGATCGCGCAGGAGGAAGTGTTCGGACCGGTGCTGACCGTGTTGGGCTATCGCGACGACGACGATGCGGTGGCCATCGCGAACAATTCCCAGTACGGCCTATCCGGTGCGGTGTGGGGCGGCGATGTGGACCGCGCTCTGGGTGTGGCCCGGCGGATCCGGACCGGCCAGATCGCGGTCAACGGCATCGGACCCGGCAATGCGCCGTTCGGCGGCTTCAAACTCAGCGGGTTCGGCCGCGAGGGCGGCGGCATCGGCGGACTGCACCAGTACATGGAGCCGAAGGCCATCGGGTACATGGAGCCGAAGGCCATCGGGATGCCCGCGTGA
- a CDS encoding FAS1-like dehydratase domain-containing protein produces MTDLDSEFHAKLRGLVGHPTGGSGKPSIAPDPVNQPMIRHWAYALNDMNPVYLDPEFAEASRFGGIVSPPVMLQTWTMPSPKLEGIRERGGAPMEITNNPTAFLDEAGYSSTVATNSEFEIERYPRLGDVISSTSVFESVSEEKKTALGAGFFLTWLITYTDQHGEVLGRQRFRVLRFKPENS; encoded by the coding sequence GTGACCGACCTGGATAGCGAGTTTCACGCCAAGCTGCGCGGGCTTGTCGGCCACCCCACCGGAGGCAGCGGGAAGCCCAGCATCGCACCGGATCCGGTCAACCAGCCGATGATCCGGCACTGGGCCTACGCGCTCAACGACATGAACCCGGTCTACCTGGACCCTGAGTTCGCCGAGGCGTCCCGCTTCGGGGGGATCGTGTCACCGCCGGTGATGTTGCAAACCTGGACCATGCCGTCGCCGAAGCTGGAGGGCATCAGGGAGCGCGGCGGCGCACCGATGGAAATCACCAACAACCCGACGGCGTTCCTCGACGAAGCCGGGTACAGCAGCACGGTGGCGACCAACTCGGAATTCGAGATTGAACGTTATCCGCGGCTAGGTGACGTGATCAGCTCGACGTCGGTGTTCGAGTCAGTCTCCGAGGAGAAGAAGACTGCACTGGGCGCTGGGTTCTTCCTGACCTGGCTTATTACCTACACCGATCAGCACGGTGAGGTGCTGGGGCGCCAGCGATTCCGGGTCCTGCGGTTCAAACCGGAAAACTCATGA
- a CDS encoding TetR/AcrR family transcriptional regulator, which yields MTAQHAALADTRELIVESAFACFGRQGLQKATIVDIAKRAGVSRSTIYEYFRDKAAIVEACAEHASQRFYREMTKAMDRGGSLEEKLCSAAVFVTQARRVISSEKYFDEDAISLLLTKDAAVLLGECVDFLSPYLSAAKLTGEVRKDLDVEAAGEWFARILFSLFSTPSSTLDMDDPDVVAEFVRAHAVRGFAASGVNPRRRV from the coding sequence ATGACCGCCCAGCACGCCGCGCTGGCCGACACCCGCGAGCTCATCGTCGAATCGGCGTTCGCGTGTTTCGGCAGGCAGGGTTTGCAGAAGGCGACGATCGTCGACATCGCCAAGCGGGCCGGGGTGTCGCGCAGCACCATCTACGAGTACTTCCGCGACAAGGCCGCCATCGTCGAGGCCTGCGCCGAGCATGCCTCGCAGCGGTTCTATCGCGAGATGACCAAGGCGATGGACCGGGGCGGCAGCCTCGAGGAGAAGTTGTGTTCGGCGGCGGTGTTCGTAACCCAGGCACGCCGGGTCATCTCCTCGGAGAAGTACTTCGACGAAGACGCGATCAGCCTGCTGCTGACCAAGGACGCCGCGGTGTTGCTGGGCGAATGTGTGGACTTTCTGTCGCCGTATCTATCCGCGGCCAAGCTGACTGGGGAAGTCCGCAAGGATCTCGACGTCGAGGCGGCCGGCGAGTGGTTCGCCCGAATATTGTTCTCGTTGTTCAGCACACCGTCGTCGACCCTGGATATGGACGACCCCGACGTCGTCGCCGAGTTTGTCCGCGCGCATGCGGTGCGCGGCTTTGCCGCGTCGGGTGTGAATCCTCGGCGTCGAGTGTGA
- a CDS encoding Zn-ribbon domain-containing OB-fold protein — MTARLAPAITPDTEFFWNGLREHKLLIQRCTGCRTLRNPARPMCPSCRSLAWEAVESSGRGTVYSYVLPHEPKFPFFEYPYIVALVELAEGVRLVSNLCETDPADVTVGMAVEVFYQEFDNDLVLHQFRPSSSAYLEEGN, encoded by the coding sequence ATGACCGCCCGCCTGGCACCCGCGATCACCCCGGACACCGAATTCTTCTGGAACGGGCTGCGCGAACACAAGCTGCTGATCCAGCGCTGCACGGGATGCCGGACGCTGCGCAACCCGGCGCGGCCGATGTGCCCGAGCTGTCGTTCGCTGGCGTGGGAGGCCGTCGAATCGTCCGGCCGCGGCACGGTTTACAGCTACGTGCTGCCGCATGAACCCAAGTTCCCGTTCTTCGAGTACCCCTACATCGTGGCGCTGGTGGAGCTGGCCGAAGGCGTGCGGCTGGTGTCCAACCTGTGCGAGACGGACCCGGCGGACGTCACCGTCGGGATGGCGGTCGAGGTCTTCTATCAAGAATTCGACAATGATCTGGTGCTGCACCAGTTCCGGCCGAGCAGCAGCGCCTACCTTGAAGAAGGAAACTGA
- a CDS encoding lipid-transfer protein — translation MSRLPGSCAIVGIGQTEFSKESGRSELQLACESVSAALDDAGLSPADVDGMVTFTMDSSDEIDIARNVGIGDLSFFSRVHHGGGAAAGTVVHAAMAVATGVADVVVCWRAFNERSGFRFGGSGRSMTETPLFMAHYAPFGLLTPAAWVAMHAQRYMSTYGVGNEDFGRIAVVDRKHAATNPDAWFYQRPITLEDHQNSRWIVEPVLRLLDCCQESDGGVALVVTSAERARDLRQPPAVITAAAQGAAANGEMMTSYYRDDITGLPEMGVVADRLWRDSGLKPQDIQTAFIYDHFTPFVFTQLEELGFCGRGEAKDFATVERLSLGGELPINTNGGLLGEAYIHGMNGITEGVRQIRGTSYNQVDDVEHVLVTSGTGVPTSGLILAPAD, via the coding sequence ATGAGTCGCCTTCCGGGCAGCTGCGCGATCGTCGGAATCGGGCAGACGGAGTTCTCCAAGGAATCCGGGCGCAGCGAACTGCAATTGGCGTGTGAGTCGGTCAGTGCCGCGCTCGACGACGCGGGCTTGTCACCGGCCGACGTGGACGGCATGGTCACCTTCACGATGGATTCCAGCGACGAGATCGACATCGCCCGCAATGTCGGCATCGGCGATTTGAGCTTCTTCTCCCGCGTGCATCACGGCGGCGGTGCGGCGGCCGGCACCGTGGTTCATGCGGCCATGGCCGTCGCGACCGGCGTCGCCGATGTGGTGGTGTGCTGGCGGGCGTTCAACGAACGTTCCGGGTTTCGGTTCGGCGGCAGCGGCCGCAGCATGACCGAGACGCCGCTGTTCATGGCGCACTACGCGCCGTTCGGATTGCTCACTCCCGCAGCGTGGGTCGCGATGCACGCGCAGCGGTACATGTCGACCTACGGCGTCGGTAACGAGGACTTCGGCCGCATCGCGGTCGTCGACCGCAAGCACGCCGCCACCAACCCCGATGCGTGGTTCTATCAGCGGCCGATCACCCTGGAGGACCACCAGAACTCGCGGTGGATCGTCGAACCCGTGCTGCGCCTGCTTGATTGCTGTCAGGAAAGCGACGGCGGGGTGGCGCTGGTGGTGACCAGCGCCGAGCGTGCCCGTGATCTGCGGCAGCCGCCGGCGGTCATCACCGCCGCCGCGCAGGGGGCCGCGGCCAACGGCGAGATGATGACGAGTTACTACCGCGACGACATCACCGGGCTCCCGGAAATGGGTGTGGTCGCCGATCGGCTTTGGCGCGACTCAGGTCTCAAGCCCCAGGACATCCAAACCGCGTTCATCTACGATCATTTCACGCCGTTCGTGTTCACCCAGCTCGAAGAGCTGGGGTTCTGCGGACGGGGCGAGGCCAAGGACTTCGCCACCGTCGAGCGGCTGTCGCTGGGTGGGGAGTTGCCGATCAATACCAACGGCGGCCTGCTCGGCGAGGCTTACATCCACGGCATGAACGGCATCACCGAGGGCGTGCGCCAGATCCGTGGCACGTCGTACAACCAGGTCGACGACGTCGAACACGTGTTGGTCACCTCGGGCACCGGCGTGCCGACCAGCGGGCTGATCCTCGCGCCCGCGGACTAG
- the pruA gene encoding L-glutamate gamma-semialdehyde dehydrogenase, whose amino-acid sequence MDAISQVPLPANEPVHDYAPHSPERSRLRTELAALAGHPIDLPHVIGGKHRMGDGARIDVVQPHRHAATLGTLTNAGNADAAAAVEAAMAAKHDWAALPFDERAAVFLRAADLLAGPWREKIAAATMLGQSKSAYQAEIDSPCEQVDFWRFNVAFARQILAQQPISGPGEWNRSEYRPLDGFVYAITPFNFTSIAGNLPTAPALMGNTVVWKPSITQTLSAYLTMQLLEAAGLPPGVINLVTGDGFAVSEVVLADPRLAGIHFTGSTATFQHLWQQVGTNIGRYHSYPRLVGETGGKDFVVAHTSARPDVLCTALIRGAFDYQGQKCSAASRAFVPHSVWQHMGDDFLGAAAGLSYGDVTDFTNYGGALIDRRAFTKNVNAIERAKGAAGVTIAVGGEYDDSVGYFVRPTVLLSDDPTDEAFCTEYFGPLLSVHIYPDDHYERILDVIDTGSPYALTGAVIADDRRAVLTAQERLRFAAGNFYVNDKPTGAVVGRQPFGGSRGSGTNDKAGSVLNMLRWTSARTIKETFVPATQYTYPHMGSD is encoded by the coding sequence ATGGACGCCATCAGCCAGGTACCCCTGCCGGCCAACGAGCCGGTCCATGACTACGCCCCCCACTCGCCGGAACGTTCCCGGCTGCGCACCGAGCTTGCCGCACTAGCCGGCCATCCGATCGACCTGCCGCACGTGATTGGCGGTAAACACCGCATGGGCGACGGTGCGCGCATCGACGTCGTCCAACCGCACCGGCACGCCGCGACGCTGGGCACCCTGACCAACGCCGGGAACGCCGACGCGGCCGCGGCCGTCGAGGCGGCGATGGCCGCCAAACACGACTGGGCGGCGCTGCCGTTCGACGAGCGCGCGGCGGTGTTCCTGCGCGCCGCCGACCTGCTGGCCGGCCCGTGGCGGGAGAAGATCGCGGCCGCGACGATGCTCGGCCAGTCCAAGTCGGCCTACCAGGCCGAGATCGACTCGCCCTGCGAACAAGTCGACTTCTGGCGTTTCAACGTCGCCTTCGCCCGCCAGATCCTGGCCCAGCAGCCGATCAGCGGGCCGGGGGAGTGGAACCGCAGCGAGTACCGCCCGCTGGACGGCTTCGTCTACGCGATCACGCCGTTCAACTTCACCTCGATCGCCGGCAATCTGCCGACGGCACCCGCGCTGATGGGCAACACCGTGGTGTGGAAGCCGTCGATCACCCAGACGCTGTCGGCGTATCTGACCATGCAGCTGCTCGAGGCCGCCGGACTGCCGCCCGGCGTGATCAACCTGGTCACCGGCGACGGCTTCGCGGTCTCCGAGGTGGTGCTGGCCGACCCGCGACTGGCCGGCATCCACTTCACCGGGTCAACGGCCACCTTCCAGCATCTGTGGCAGCAGGTGGGCACCAATATCGGCCGCTACCATAGCTATCCGCGCCTGGTCGGCGAGACGGGTGGCAAAGACTTCGTGGTCGCCCACACCTCGGCACGCCCGGATGTGTTGTGTACCGCCCTGATTCGCGGCGCCTTCGACTATCAGGGTCAGAAATGCTCGGCCGCATCCCGGGCGTTCGTTCCGCATTCGGTGTGGCAGCACATGGGCGACGACTTCCTGGGCGCGGCGGCCGGGCTGAGCTACGGCGACGTCACCGATTTCACCAACTATGGTGGCGCGCTGATCGACCGTCGCGCCTTCACCAAGAACGTCAACGCCATCGAGCGGGCCAAAGGCGCGGCCGGGGTCACCATCGCGGTGGGCGGCGAGTATGACGACAGCGTCGGCTATTTCGTGCGGCCGACCGTGCTGCTGTCCGACGACCCGACCGACGAAGCGTTCTGCACCGAGTACTTCGGGCCGCTGTTGTCGGTGCACATCTATCCCGACGACCACTACGAACGCATCCTCGACGTGATCGACACCGGGTCGCCCTACGCGCTGACCGGTGCGGTGATCGCCGACGACCGTCGGGCCGTGCTGACCGCCCAGGAACGGTTGCGGTTCGCGGCCGGTAACTTCTACGTCAACGACAAGCCGACCGGAGCGGTCGTCGGCCGCCAGCCGTTCGGGGGCTCGCGCGGCTCGGGCACCAACGACAAGGCCGGATCGGTGCTGAACATGTTGCGCTGGACGTCGGCCCGGACCATCAAGGAGACCTTCGTCCCGGCCACCCAGTACACCTACCCGCACATGGGGTCCGACTAA
- a CDS encoding MaoC family dehydratase, with protein sequence MTTTANRTRTLPWAEINVGDEVTALEIPITTTMIVAGAIASRDFMPVHHDRDYANKQGSPNLFMNILTTNGYCVRFLTDWAGPEAMVKKLSIRLGVPCFPDDPLRFTGSVTAKSEGTGGENFVEVTFTGSNSLGDHVSGTAILSLLDEPSPGGHA encoded by the coding sequence ATGACGACAACCGCGAACCGCACTAGGACCCTGCCATGGGCGGAGATCAACGTCGGTGACGAGGTCACCGCACTCGAAATCCCAATCACCACAACGATGATCGTGGCCGGCGCGATCGCCTCACGCGACTTCATGCCGGTACATCACGACCGCGACTACGCCAACAAGCAGGGCTCGCCCAACCTGTTCATGAACATCCTGACCACCAACGGGTACTGCGTTCGGTTCCTCACCGACTGGGCCGGACCCGAGGCGATGGTCAAGAAGCTGTCGATTCGCCTCGGCGTGCCCTGCTTTCCCGACGATCCGCTGCGCTTCACGGGCAGCGTGACCGCCAAGAGCGAGGGCACTGGCGGCGAGAACTTCGTCGAAGTGACCTTCACGGGTTCCAACAGTCTGGGTGATCATGTCTCCGGCACCGCCATCCTCAGCCTGCTCGACGAGCCCTCTCCAGGCGGGCACGCATGA